One stretch of Halapricum desulfuricans DNA includes these proteins:
- a CDS encoding TRAM domain-containing protein, producing the protein MEISDKLLCLFSADVSAEDDRYVIEVPRREIETGSVDPDGTYRVALIAGEDDEEDESTGGGAPSEPQPPVENGEIRYVEIEDIGKQGDGIARVERGYVIIVPGAEVGDRVKVEISEVKSNFAVGEIIEEDI; encoded by the coding sequence TTGGAGATCTCAGATAAGCTCCTGTGTCTGTTCAGTGCGGACGTGTCAGCTGAGGACGACCGATACGTGATCGAAGTACCGCGTCGCGAGATCGAGACCGGCTCGGTCGACCCGGACGGGACCTACCGCGTCGCGTTGATCGCCGGCGAAGACGACGAAGAGGACGAATCGACGGGCGGCGGCGCTCCCTCGGAGCCCCAACCGCCGGTCGAGAACGGCGAGATCCGGTACGTCGAGATCGAGGACATCGGCAAGCAGGGCGACGGGATCGCCCGCGTCGAGCGCGGCTACGTTATCATCGTGCCCGGAGCGGAGGTCGGTGACCGCGTCAAGGTCGAAATCTCGGAAGTCAAGTCCAACTTTGCGGTCGGCGAGATCATCGAAGAAGACATTTGA
- a CDS encoding HTH domain-containing protein, with the protein MSSIELTPSQKNILQELVNLYRERESAVKGEDIAEKVDRNPGTIRNQMQSLKALQLVEGVPGPKGGYKPTANAYDALQIQEMDQPAEVPLFHKGERVEHSNVEEINLTSVHHPEKCRAEIKLQGSISEFDEGDTVTVGPTPLSKLQIVGTIDGKDDTGNSLILTIDDMLAPAEEPEH; encoded by the coding sequence ATGTCATCAATTGAATTGACACCGAGTCAGAAGAACATACTTCAGGAGCTCGTCAATCTCTACCGCGAGCGCGAGAGCGCGGTCAAAGGGGAGGACATCGCGGAGAAGGTCGACCGGAACCCGGGGACGATCCGAAACCAGATGCAGAGTCTCAAAGCGCTCCAGTTGGTCGAGGGGGTACCGGGACCGAAAGGAGGGTACAAGCCGACGGCAAACGCCTACGACGCGTTGCAGATCCAGGAGATGGACCAACCGGCCGAAGTACCCCTGTTCCACAAGGGCGAACGAGTCGAACACTCGAACGTCGAAGAAATCAACCTGACCAGCGTCCACCACCCCGAAAAGTGTCGCGCGGAGATCAAGCTCCAGGGCTCGATCAGCGAGTTCGATGAAGGGGACACGGTCACCGTCGGGCCGACGCCGCTGTCGAAACTCCAGATTGTCGGGACGATTGACGGAAAGGACGACACGGGAAACAGCCTCATTCTGACGATCGACGACATGCTCGCCCCTGCCGAAGAGCCGGAACACTAG
- a CDS encoding ABC transporter ATP-binding protein, with amino-acid sequence MASVTLDNVTKAYGDEIAVEDMNLEVRDGEFLTLVGPSGCGKSTTMETIAGLTQPTEGTVYIGDRDVTNLPPKDRGVAMVFQNIALFPHMDVYDNISFGLRLRKYDQDEIERRVDRAAEIVQLEGMLDRMPEEMSGGQRQRVAIARAIVREPDVFLMDEPLANLDAELRIHMRTQLQRLHRELDTTVIYVTHDQAQAMTMSDRIAVIDNGHLQQVDPPLTCYNAPDNLFVANFIGSPSMNFFHGSVTDDGFDSEFIDVLFDPDEIGGTPGQETTLGIRPEDVYLERNRAEATDPSETIRAHIDVLEPMGDEVFTYLILEEDVEAAAEGRGEGQLLMSLDPQTDVEEGQAVDVVFDRSEAHLFDSASEEAIAHSLV; translated from the coding sequence ATGGCATCAGTAACACTGGATAACGTGACGAAGGCGTACGGAGACGAGATTGCAGTCGAGGATATGAATCTCGAAGTACGGGACGGCGAGTTCCTGACGCTCGTCGGCCCGTCCGGATGCGGGAAATCGACCACGATGGAGACGATCGCCGGGCTGACCCAGCCGACGGAAGGGACAGTCTACATCGGCGATCGCGACGTGACCAATCTGCCGCCGAAAGACCGCGGGGTCGCGATGGTCTTCCAGAACATCGCGCTGTTCCCGCACATGGACGTCTACGACAACATCTCCTTCGGGCTCCGGCTACGCAAGTACGACCAGGACGAGATCGAACGGCGCGTCGATCGCGCAGCGGAGATCGTCCAGCTGGAGGGAATGCTTGACCGGATGCCCGAAGAGATGTCCGGTGGACAGCGCCAGCGCGTCGCGATCGCTCGCGCGATCGTTCGCGAACCGGACGTGTTCCTGATGGACGAGCCGCTGGCGAACCTGGACGCCGAACTGCGCATCCACATGCGCACCCAGCTTCAGCGGCTGCACCGCGAACTAGACACGACGGTCATCTACGTCACCCACGATCAGGCGCAGGCGATGACGATGTCCGATCGAATCGCGGTCATCGACAACGGTCACCTCCAGCAGGTCGACCCGCCACTGACCTGTTACAACGCGCCGGACAACCTGTTCGTCGCCAACTTCATCGGGTCGCCCTCGATGAACTTCTTCCACGGCTCGGTGACCGACGACGGGTTCGACTCGGAGTTCATCGATGTCTTGTTCGACCCGGACGAGATCGGTGGGACTCCAGGACAGGAAACGACGCTCGGGATCCGGCCCGAAGACGTGTATCTGGAGCGCAATCGGGCAGAGGCGACCGATCCCTCGGAGACCATCAGAGCGCACATCGACGTCCTCGAGCCGATGGGTGACGAGGTGTTCACCTATCTGATCCTCGAAGAAGACGTCGAAGCCGCCGCCGAGGGGCGCGGTGAAGGACAGCTGTTGATGAGTCTCGATCCGCAGACTGACGTCGAAGAGGGACAGGCGGTCGATGTCGTCTTCGATCGTAGTGAGGCACACCTCTTTGACTCGGCGTCCGAAGAGGCGATCGCGCACAGTCTCGTCTGA
- a CDS encoding TrmB family transcriptional regulator encodes MNASELESTLETAGFSPYQASAYVALLELGAATVPEIAEESGVPDSRLYDVLRSLESEGYVEVYEQESLRARVYDHERLQERLRERAELFSDARDEIERRWEAPPIEETAVNAVRRFETVVESAADAIATADTQVQLAVDPERYRELRPALRTARENGTSVYLALSTPDSETLPDPESVAAVCTEARHRALPSPFVAIVDRSKVYFAPHTDSANEYGLIVDDRTHAYVLHWFFLTSQWAVWDPIASSERANGEYIDVRYLVDDLEPLLEDGKTVRVHVDGADTDTGQRRSVEGVVRDVVYENDSDGPTARDGRVALELGTDSGTVEVGGWGALVEDIEAHRLRVESVT; translated from the coding sequence GTGAACGCATCAGAACTCGAATCGACCCTCGAGACTGCGGGATTCTCCCCCTATCAGGCCAGTGCGTACGTCGCACTGCTGGAATTGGGAGCAGCGACAGTGCCGGAAATCGCCGAAGAGAGCGGTGTTCCTGACTCCCGGCTGTACGACGTGTTGCGCTCGCTCGAGTCAGAGGGATACGTCGAGGTATACGAGCAGGAGTCGCTGCGGGCACGGGTGTACGACCACGAGCGACTGCAAGAACGACTCCGGGAGCGAGCCGAACTGTTCTCCGACGCGCGTGACGAGATCGAACGACGCTGGGAAGCGCCGCCGATAGAGGAGACCGCCGTAAACGCCGTCAGGCGTTTCGAGACCGTCGTCGAGAGCGCGGCCGACGCCATCGCAACGGCCGACACGCAGGTCCAACTCGCAGTGGACCCCGAGCGATATCGCGAACTTCGGCCGGCCCTGCGGACTGCCCGGGAGAACGGAACGAGCGTCTATCTCGCGCTATCGACGCCCGACAGCGAGACGCTGCCGGACCCGGAGTCGGTCGCGGCCGTCTGCACGGAGGCACGGCATCGGGCACTGCCGTCGCCGTTCGTGGCGATCGTCGATCGGTCGAAAGTGTACTTCGCCCCGCATACCGATTCGGCAAACGAGTACGGGCTGATCGTCGACGATCGAACGCACGCCTACGTCCTCCACTGGTTTTTCCTGACGAGCCAGTGGGCAGTCTGGGATCCGATCGCCTCGAGCGAGCGGGCGAACGGGGAGTATATCGACGTCCGGTATCTCGTCGACGACCTCGAACCGCTGCTCGAGGACGGCAAAACGGTCCGCGTACACGTCGACGGAGCCGACACCGATACCGGCCAGCGACGATCCGTCGAGGGGGTCGTCCGTGATGTGGTCTATGAGAACGACAGCGACGGCCCGACCGCGCGCGACGGCCGCGTCGCGCTCGAACTGGGCACAGACTCCGGAACGGTCGAAGTCGGCGGATGGGGGGCACTGGTCGAAGACATCGAGGCGCACCGGCTCCGGGTGGAGTCGGTCACGTGA
- a CDS encoding extracellular solute-binding protein, translating to MNGSSDSGERSGVSRRRFIEATGAAGVAMTLAGCGGGGGGSGNEVVITADQEYKDAEDAVTQALYDAGLSEDIDVTIRAGDFESGARQSQFVSALDAGRGDPDVFMMDSGWTIPFIVRDQLVNLSEEMSQDTLDYIQNDYLSSAVQTASDPETGDLYGLPLFPDYPVMHYRKDLVEDAGYDPEGENWATEAMTWQRFSEIAADVWDQNEDDLEYGFTTQADEYVGLACCTFSETMTSWGGAYFGDHSNLFGPVGDRPITVNEEPVHNTIKMMRSFAAGPDAENALDGYQQITNTDIFGMTEEDARGPFTGGDAAFMRNWPYAIAATFGDDESPVEPEMYGTMPLPYAVEEGEGNYEGTGGPSHALGGWHLTINPNSEQTDQAVQVLESFANQDVMLTILENVGNLPPDPAVTESANPDNVGAIGNYLDTLAVAGQNTVARPVTAVYPDQEPLIAEEVHAGYRNEKSPEKAMSDLQSRLEDTEQN from the coding sequence ATGAACGGTAGTTCAGACAGCGGTGAGCGATCCGGAGTATCGCGACGACGGTTCATCGAAGCGACCGGCGCGGCAGGCGTCGCAATGACGCTCGCGGGCTGTGGCGGTGGCGGCGGTGGCAGTGGAAATGAAGTCGTGATCACCGCCGATCAGGAGTACAAGGACGCCGAAGACGCGGTTACCCAGGCGCTGTACGACGCGGGCCTCAGCGAGGACATCGACGTCACGATTCGGGCGGGCGACTTCGAGTCTGGCGCGCGCCAGAGTCAGTTCGTCTCGGCGCTGGACGCCGGTCGGGGCGATCCGGACGTGTTCATGATGGACTCGGGGTGGACGATCCCGTTCATCGTCCGCGACCAGCTGGTCAACCTGAGCGAGGAGATGTCTCAGGACACGCTGGATTACATCCAGAACGACTACCTGAGCTCGGCGGTCCAGACGGCGAGCGACCCCGAGACGGGGGACCTCTATGGCCTCCCGCTGTTCCCCGACTACCCGGTGATGCACTACCGGAAGGACCTCGTCGAGGATGCGGGCTACGATCCCGAGGGTGAAAACTGGGCGACGGAGGCGATGACCTGGCAGCGGTTCTCGGAGATCGCCGCCGACGTCTGGGACCAGAACGAGGACGACCTCGAGTACGGCTTCACGACCCAGGCGGACGAATACGTCGGGCTGGCCTGCTGTACGTTCAGCGAGACGATGACCTCGTGGGGCGGCGCGTACTTCGGCGATCACAGCAACCTCTTCGGCCCGGTCGGCGACCGGCCGATCACGGTCAACGAGGAACCGGTCCACAACACGATCAAAATGATGCGGTCGTTCGCTGCGGGCCCCGACGCCGAGAACGCCCTTGACGGGTACCAGCAGATCACGAACACGGACATCTTCGGGATGACCGAGGAGGACGCACGCGGTCCGTTCACGGGCGGCGATGCCGCCTTCATGCGCAACTGGCCGTACGCGATCGCGGCAACGTTCGGTGACGATGAGTCCCCGGTCGAACCGGAAATGTACGGCACGATGCCGCTGCCCTACGCCGTCGAAGAGGGCGAGGGCAACTACGAGGGCACCGGCGGTCCGAGCCACGCGCTCGGCGGCTGGCACCTCACGATCAACCCCAACAGCGAGCAGACAGATCAGGCCGTTCAGGTCCTCGAGTCCTTCGCCAACCAGGACGTGATGCTGACAATTCTGGAGAACGTCGGCAACCTGCCGCCGGACCCGGCAGTCACCGAGAGCGCGAACCCGGACAACGTCGGCGCGATCGGGAACTACCTCGATACGCTGGCTGTCGCGGGACAGAACACGGTCGCGCGCCCGGTGACGGCAGTGTACCCCGATCAGGAACCGCTCATCGCCGAAGAGGTCCACGCCGGGTACCGCAACGAGAAGTCCCCCGAGAAAGCCATGTCGGACCTTCAGAGCCGTCTCGAAGACACCGAACAGAACTAA
- a CDS encoding carbohydrate ABC transporter permease: MSSETEEASTPLLTRPLNWLETRGDAVFAYVLLAPAFLLLAVVAFFPLVRTFQFSLRADAIRSADPFGEFIAFGHYQDLLTGNASLPQQFLDLTMETPILQQALFVTLAFAIISVLFETLIGFGQALILDQEFRGRRWVRVAIIIPYAIPIVIQAMIFYLIFSPQIGFGTEFLNSIGVFEANPLQNTSDSFIIVLVADVWKTSAFMALLILAGLQSIDRQLYDVAKVTGASPWQRFKYITMPLIASPLLVAMLFRTMDAMRIYGLIDATAGCQTVPSMSCLVITALQQTRRWGSASAVAFLTAITIGLVVIVYLIGLRDSEAGVT; this comes from the coding sequence GTGAGTTCAGAGACTGAAGAGGCGAGTACACCGCTGCTCACGCGGCCGCTCAACTGGCTCGAGACCAGGGGCGACGCGGTGTTCGCGTACGTACTGTTAGCCCCTGCGTTCCTCCTGCTGGCGGTCGTCGCGTTCTTCCCGCTGGTGCGGACGTTCCAGTTCTCGCTGCGGGCAGACGCGATTCGCTCCGCTGATCCGTTCGGGGAATTCATCGCGTTCGGTCACTACCAGGATCTGCTGACCGGCAATGCGTCGTTACCACAGCAGTTCCTGGACCTCACGATGGAGACGCCGATCCTCCAGCAGGCGCTGTTCGTCACGCTCGCGTTCGCGATCATCAGCGTGCTGTTCGAGACGCTGATCGGGTTCGGGCAGGCGCTGATCCTTGATCAGGAGTTCCGCGGTCGACGCTGGGTTCGCGTTGCGATCATCATCCCCTACGCGATCCCGATCGTCATCCAGGCGATGATCTTCTACCTGATATTCAGCCCGCAGATCGGGTTCGGGACGGAGTTCTTGAATTCGATCGGCGTCTTTGAAGCGAATCCGCTGCAGAACACGTCCGATTCGTTCATCATCGTGCTCGTCGCGGACGTTTGGAAGACCTCGGCGTTCATGGCCCTGCTCATCCTGGCGGGGCTGCAGAGTATCGACCGCCAGCTGTACGACGTCGCGAAAGTCACGGGCGCGTCGCCGTGGCAGCGGTTCAAGTACATCACGATGCCGCTGATCGCGTCGCCGCTGCTGGTCGCAATGTTGTTCCGTACGATGGACGCGATGCGCATCTACGGGCTGATCGACGCGACAGCCGGCTGTCAGACCGTCCCATCGATGAGTTGTCTGGTCATCACGGCACTCCAGCAAACTCGGCGGTGGGGCTCCGCGTCGGCCGTCGCGTTCCTGACGGCGATCACGATCGGGCTGGTCGTGATCGTCTATCTGATCGGCTTGCGTGACTCGGAGGCTGGTGTGACATGA
- a CDS encoding Tfx family DNA-binding protein, with protein MTDADAILDRAGFDSEESILTRRQAEVLALRERGLTQSEIADRFGTSRANVASIESSARENVRKARDTVAVAEALRSPVQVEVEAGSDLYDVPADVFDACDDADVKVPHTAPELLNTIADAAGDAVVGRQVRTDLLVCVGADGSVRVRRQTTGE; from the coding sequence GTGACCGATGCCGACGCGATTCTCGACCGTGCGGGATTCGACTCCGAGGAGTCGATTCTGACCCGCCGGCAAGCTGAGGTACTGGCGCTGCGCGAGCGGGGGCTCACCCAGTCGGAGATCGCCGACCGGTTCGGGACCTCGCGAGCGAACGTCGCGAGCATCGAGTCGAGTGCTCGCGAGAACGTCCGCAAGGCCCGGGACACGGTCGCCGTCGCGGAAGCGCTCAGGTCGCCCGTCCAGGTCGAGGTCGAAGCGGGGTCCGATCTCTACGACGTCCCCGCGGACGTGTTCGACGCCTGTGACGACGCCGACGTCAAGGTCCCCCACACGGCCCCCGAACTGCTCAACACGATCGCGGACGCGGCCGGAGACGCCGTGGTCGGTCGACAGGTCCGGACCGACTTGCTCGTCTGTGTCGGGGCCGACGGGTCGGTTCGAGTCCGGCGTCAGACGACGGGCGAGTAA
- a CDS encoding class I SAM-dependent methyltransferase, protein MKGQEWYQADDIAEEYEEKRFSRGGRLIDRREKQAVLDAIGPVEDSEILEIACGTGRFTVMLAERGADVVGLDISGPMLKQGRKKARAAGVADHLEFMRGDAGRLPFPDDHFDAVIAMRFFHLADTPAAFLREMRRVSRDVVFFDTFNRFSTRSIYNWALPMGSRLYSRWEVDRLLEEVGLELVGDEHDFVLPYGFYRQIPNSTASAFRKIDTTLGSLPLGDRLASVSYWTCDI, encoded by the coding sequence GTGAAAGGACAGGAGTGGTACCAGGCCGACGACATCGCCGAGGAGTACGAGGAGAAGCGCTTCTCGCGCGGTGGCCGCCTGATCGACCGGCGGGAGAAACAGGCTGTGCTGGACGCGATCGGACCGGTCGAGGACAGCGAGATCCTGGAGATCGCCTGTGGGACCGGCCGGTTCACCGTCATGCTGGCCGAGCGCGGGGCGGACGTCGTCGGGCTGGACATCTCGGGGCCGATGTTGAAGCAGGGCCGCAAGAAGGCCCGGGCCGCCGGCGTCGCCGACCACCTGGAGTTCATGCGCGGCGACGCGGGTCGCCTGCCGTTCCCCGACGATCACTTCGACGCCGTCATCGCGATGCGGTTTTTCCACCTCGCCGATACGCCTGCGGCGTTTCTGCGAGAGATGCGCCGTGTCTCGCGTGATGTGGTCTTCTTCGATACGTTCAACCGGTTCTCGACGCGGTCGATCTACAACTGGGCGCTTCCGATGGGGTCGCGGCTGTACTCGCGGTGGGAAGTCGACCGGCTGCTCGAGGAGGTCGGGCTGGAACTGGTCGGCGACGAGCACGATTTCGTCCTGCCGTATGGCTTCTACCGGCAGATCCCCAACAGCACCGCGTCGGCGTTCCGCAAGATCGACACCACGCTGGGCTCGCTACCGTTGGGCGATCGGCTTGCCTCCGTCTCTTACTGGACGTGTGATATCTAG
- a CDS encoding TRAM domain-containing protein: MPDCPLADDCPEFTERISGMGCQHYGDRGGAEWCNHYNQPIEDLQSKPVTVGEEVVVDVEDIHESGAGVGRTDDGFIVLVDGILPEARARVKITNVHSNHAKARELERLPMDDDADSETDAESDSPKSEQDEGPRLGSRDNFWGS, translated from the coding sequence ATGCCGGACTGTCCACTCGCGGACGACTGCCCCGAATTCACCGAGCGTATCTCCGGGATGGGGTGTCAACACTACGGTGACCGCGGCGGCGCCGAGTGGTGCAACCACTACAACCAGCCGATCGAAGACCTGCAGTCCAAGCCGGTCACCGTCGGCGAAGAGGTCGTCGTCGACGTCGAAGACATCCACGAGAGCGGTGCCGGCGTCGGCCGGACCGACGACGGGTTCATCGTGCTCGTCGACGGCATCCTCCCCGAAGCTCGCGCTCGCGTGAAGATCACGAACGTCCACTCGAACCACGCGAAGGCCAGAGAACTCGAACGGCTGCCGATGGACGACGACGCCGACTCGGAGACAGACGCGGAGAGCGACAGTCCGAAGTCCGAACAGGACGAGGGGCCACGACTGGGCAGTCGAGACAACTTCTGGGGGAGCTAG
- a CDS encoding YkgJ family cysteine cluster protein, which produces MESLEAELARARELDVDVLADAIESIGFECTRCGGCCTAEVPDSERTDRESVEPHTATVFPDEIRRLQAGAYDFRDVARPMPYGLTDGEDGLEGETFEWALQTDDCGDCTFYREENGTGTCTVHEDRPLICQTYPFSVALGGTNQPMGDVVDSRGPVQAHECEGLGRDISRADAEALAETLKERAVRELEEAIAVRDRYVPVDSDGVVVYDSEGPKRIDGTAYETGDRATDTRR; this is translated from the coding sequence ATGGAGAGTCTCGAGGCCGAACTGGCCCGTGCACGGGAACTCGACGTGGACGTGCTGGCCGACGCGATCGAGTCAATCGGCTTCGAGTGCACGCGCTGTGGCGGCTGCTGTACGGCGGAAGTGCCCGATAGCGAACGGACAGACCGCGAATCGGTCGAGCCACATACGGCGACGGTGTTCCCCGACGAGATCCGCCGGCTGCAGGCGGGCGCGTACGACTTCCGGGACGTCGCCCGACCGATGCCGTACGGCCTGACCGACGGCGAGGACGGCCTCGAGGGCGAAACGTTCGAGTGGGCCTTACAGACCGACGACTGCGGCGACTGCACCTTCTACCGGGAGGAAAACGGGACCGGGACGTGTACTGTCCACGAGGACCGACCACTGATCTGTCAGACCTACCCGTTCAGCGTCGCGCTCGGCGGCACGAACCAGCCGATGGGCGACGTCGTCGACAGTCGCGGACCGGTGCAGGCTCACGAGTGTGAGGGGCTCGGACGCGACATCTCCCGGGCGGACGCTGAGGCGCTCGCGGAGACACTGAAGGAACGGGCGGTCCGGGAACTGGAGGAAGCCATCGCCGTCAGAGACCGGTACGTGCCGGTCGACAGTGACGGAGTCGTCGTGTATGACTCGGAGGGGCCAAAGCGGATCGACGGGACGGCCTACGAAACCGGTGATCGAGCGACGGACACGCGCCGTTGA
- a CDS encoding ArsR family transcriptional regulator has product MSTTTEGVQPELSFADSAVRDRLKELPPSAKLVAKVLEGSRPLSQGELAEQSLLPDRTVRYALNRLDEADLVGSRYSFRDARKQVYFLSDKR; this is encoded by the coding sequence ATGAGTACGACTACCGAAGGGGTCCAGCCCGAACTGAGTTTCGCCGACAGCGCCGTCCGCGACCGACTCAAGGAACTCCCGCCGAGCGCGAAGCTCGTCGCGAAGGTACTGGAAGGGAGCCGCCCGCTCTCGCAGGGCGAACTCGCAGAGCAGTCGCTGTTGCCAGACCGGACGGTTCGATACGCGCTGAACCGTCTCGACGAGGCCGACCTCGTCGGCTCGCGGTACAGCTTCCGGGACGCCCGCAAGCAGGTGTACTTCCTCTCCGATAAGCGGTAG
- a CDS encoding CDP-2,3-bis-(O-geranylgeranyl)-sn-glycerol synthase — MDVIETVVVAFWAMLPAYVPNNAAVLFGGGRPIDGGRTWGDSRLLGDGKTWRGTAGGTATGVALALGLNAVRPTATDALAVSVPEFPIVAAVTLAAGAMVGDVTASFVKRRSGRERGAAFPGLDQLDFVVGALVPTAILAPGWFGETFTVPVLAVVLVITPLLHVGTNVVAYYLGLKDEPW, encoded by the coding sequence ATGGACGTCATCGAGACAGTCGTCGTCGCGTTCTGGGCGATGCTACCCGCGTACGTGCCGAACAACGCGGCCGTCCTGTTCGGCGGCGGTCGACCGATAGACGGCGGTCGGACGTGGGGTGACAGTCGCCTGCTCGGGGACGGCAAGACCTGGCGCGGGACCGCCGGCGGGACCGCGACCGGCGTCGCGCTGGCGCTCGGACTGAACGCCGTCCGACCGACGGCGACGGACGCACTCGCCGTCTCCGTTCCCGAGTTCCCGATCGTCGCGGCCGTCACGCTCGCGGCCGGGGCGATGGTCGGCGACGTCACCGCCTCGTTCGTCAAGCGCCGCAGCGGCCGCGAACGCGGTGCGGCCTTCCCGGGGCTCGACCAGCTGGACTTCGTCGTCGGCGCGCTCGTCCCGACCGCAATCCTTGCACCCGGCTGGTTCGGAGAGACGTTCACCGTGCCCGTGCTCGCGGTCGTGCTCGTGATCACCCCGCTGTTGCACGTCGGGACGAACGTCGTCGCCTACTATCTGGGGCTGAAAGACGAGCCGTGGTGA
- a CDS encoding carbohydrate ABC transporter permease, translated as MSNEEPEHPDIAAQERSEEPDLDRGVVEAWAAKMISNPDRAYKAAFYIATIFFLVTTLYPFFWLLMVAITPAGSLGDVGAFTPGGFDPSAFIEIFGPLSDQYNIDFHRYVFNSFLIASVATVLTLFVASLAGYVFGRLQFRGKTPLLLTVLIVSFFPPAAFFVPLNRLFNTNFDVLRPLLADGSLFNTPFAIIIPVSALYLPLSIFILMTFYSQIPDGLEDAARVEGTTRVGALFRVIVPLSAPGVATAGVLTFITVYNEYFFSSLMTDGRAEMWAPMLEGVLAFRGQYEILYNLMAAASIVAVLPVAILVIVAQEKIVSGLTQGALKE; from the coding sequence ATGAGCAACGAAGAACCCGAACATCCGGACATCGCAGCACAGGAACGGTCCGAAGAGCCCGATCTCGACCGCGGCGTCGTCGAGGCCTGGGCCGCCAAGATGATCTCCAATCCGGATCGCGCCTACAAAGCAGCGTTCTACATAGCGACGATTTTCTTCCTCGTGACGACGCTGTACCCGTTCTTCTGGCTGCTCATGGTGGCGATCACCCCGGCCGGCAGTCTCGGCGACGTCGGCGCGTTCACGCCGGGCGGATTCGATCCGAGCGCGTTCATTGAGATCTTCGGGCCACTGTCCGATCAGTACAACATTGATTTCCACCGGTACGTCTTCAACAGCTTCCTGATCGCGTCGGTCGCGACAGTGCTCACGCTGTTCGTCGCGAGCCTGGCCGGGTACGTGTTCGGTCGGCTCCAGTTCCGCGGGAAGACGCCGCTGCTGCTGACTGTGCTGATCGTGTCGTTCTTCCCGCCGGCGGCCTTCTTCGTGCCGCTGAACCGGCTGTTCAACACGAACTTCGACGTGCTGCGCCCGCTGCTCGCGGACGGGTCACTGTTCAACACCCCCTTCGCGATCATCATCCCGGTGTCGGCGCTGTATCTGCCGCTGTCGATTTTCATCCTGATGACGTTCTACTCCCAGATCCCGGACGGGCTCGAGGACGCGGCCAGAGTCGAAGGGACGACCCGAGTCGGCGCGCTCTTCCGGGTGATCGTGCCCCTGTCGGCCCCAGGCGTCGCGACCGCTGGCGTGTTGACGTTCATCACCGTCTACAACGAGTATTTCTTCTCGTCGCTGATGACGGACGGACGGGCAGAGATGTGGGCCCCGATGCTCGAAGGTGTCCTCGCATTCCGGGGACAGTACGAGATTCTGTACAACCTCATGGCGGCAGCGAGCATCGTGGCCGTGTTGCCAGTGGCGATACTGGTCATCGTCGCACAGGAAAAGATCGTCAGCGGACTCACCCAAGGAGCACTCAAGGAGTGA